The region TGCGAGGCGACCCGGCGGGCCGCGAAGCTGGCGGGCCTGGAGTTCGCCCCGCTGCTCCAGGAGCCGACCGCGGCGGCCTGGGCGTACGGCGCGGCCGCTGCCGATGTGCCGGCCCGCGGCTTCTGGCTGGTGTACGACCTCGGCGGCGGCACCTTCGACGCGTCGGTGATCCAGATCGAGGACGGCGAGTTCAGCGTCGTCAACCACGCGGGCGACAACTTCCTCGGCGGCAAGCTGATCGACTGGATGCTGGTGGACGACGTGCTGATCCCCGCCGCCCGCGCCGAGGACGGGCTCGCGTCGCTGGAGCGGGCCGACCCGCGGCAGGCGGGCAATGTCGCCAAGCTCAAACAGGCCGCGGAGGACGCGAAGATCGAGCTGTCGCACTCCCCCGCCGCCGAGATCGACGTCCAGTTGACCGGTGACCGCGGCGAGTCGGTGGCCTTCGTGCACGAGATCGCCCGCGCGGACCTGGAGCGGCTGGCGATGCCGCTCTACCGGCGGTCGGTCGAGCTGTGCCGCCGGGCGCTGGCCGAGAAGGGGCTCGCCCCCGGCGACATCGAGCGGGTGCTGCTGGTCGGCGGCGCCACCCTCGCCCCCGCGCTGCGCGATCTGCTCGCCGACCCGGCCGGCGGTCTGGGCATCCGGCTCGACCACAGCCTGGACCCGGTCACGGTGGTGGCCCGCGGGGCGGCGGTCTTCGCCCGCACGCAGCGGCTGCCGCACACGTTCAAGAACGCCGCGGCCGAGGCCGGCGACGTGCTCCTGGACTTCGCGCACAAGCCGACCGGCCAGAGCAGCGACCCGCTGGTGGGCGGCACCGCGCGGACCGCGGACGGCGGGCCGCGGGACTGGAACGGCTGCACGGTCGAGTTCGTGGACGACGCCGAGGGCCGGCCGCAGTGGCGCAGCGGGCAGGTGCCGCTGGGCGCGGACGGCAGCTTCGCCACCCGCCTCAAGGCACGCGGCGCGCACAATTCGTACGCGATCGAATTCCGCACCGCCCAGGGCTCGTTCCTGCCGACCCGGCCGGACCGCACCGCCTACCAGCAGTTGGCGCTGGTGGGCGGCGACGCGACCATGAGCCATTCGGTCGGGGTGTGGGTGGAGGGCAACGAGGTCGCGTGGATCCTGCGCAAGGGCACGGAACTGCCCGCCAGCGGGCGGCTGGTGCTGGAGTCGACGGTGGATGTGCGGCGCGGCGGGCGGCAGGGGCTGATCCGGGTGCCGGTCGTGCAGGGCGAACGGGCCAGGGCCGACCGCAACCCGGTCGTCGGGCAGCTGGACATCAGCCCGGAGGAGATCTCCCGCGATGTGCCGCTGGGCAGCGAGATCGAGATCACCGTCGAGATCGACCAGAGCTTCCGCACCCGGGTGGACGCGTACATCCCCATCCTGGACGAGGAGTTCGAGATCGACGTCGAGCTGGCCAGGGACGCGCCCGACGTGGCGGAGCTGCGCCGGCAGAGCCGGGCGGTCGCGGCGCAGTACGCCACGCTGCGCAACCGGGCCGGCGCCTCGGACGCGGGGCGGGCGGCCGAACTGCTGGACGGTTTCGACGAGGACGGCGGAGTCGGCGGTATCGACCGCGAGCTGGAGTCCGCGGGGGTCGATCCGGACGGCGCCGCCATCGTCCAGGAACGGCTGCGGCAGGCCGAGACCGCGCTGGACGAGGCCGAGGAGGCGTTGAAGCTGCCGCAGCTGCTCCGGGCCGCGACCGAGGTGCGCGGCTGGGTCAGGGAGGCGGTGGACGAGCACGGCGATGTCGCGACGCGGCAGGAACTGGCGGGCGCCGAGCACCAGTTGGACGCGGCGATCGAGACGGGCGACCCGACGCTCGTGGAGCACGCGACCGATGTGGTGCGCGGAGTGGGCCTGCGGGTGCTGGACGCCGCCGACCAGTTGCCGGTGCTGCGCTTCGCCGCGCTGAAGGAGACCTTCGCCCGCAGCACGGAACCCCGGGTGCTCCGGCTGCTCCAGGAGGGCGCGGCGGCGCTGGCCGCGGACGACATCACCCGGCTGCGCCCGGTCGTCATCGACCTGGGACGGCTGGTCCCGTTCGACGCGGTCCGCACCGACGCCCCCGCGGACACCACCGTCCGGCGGCAGCGGTGAGCACCTCACTGAACCGCGGCGCCGGACCGTACAGGGGGCAGCCCGGCGCCGCACCCCGCCCGACCCCGCCGGACGCGGGCGGCGGACCGGACACGGGCGAGCCGACGGAGGCGGCCGACGTGCTGGCGGCGGCTGCCCGGGCCGCGCGCGGCGGCCGGTACGCCGAGGCGCGGCGGCTGCTGGACGGGCTCGGGGGCGGCGGCGCCGACGACCCGGCCGTCCTGGACCTGCTGGCGCGGATCCACGCGCAGTGCGGCGAATTCGCCGCGGCGGACGCCTGCTGGGCGCGGGTCCAGGACGCGGACCCGCGGCCCGCCGCCGCCACCGCGGCAGGAGCCGGGCGCCGCCGGATCGCCGCGCTCCAGGCGGGGCGCGGGCGCTCGTCCGCCGGGCGGCGGGTCGCGGCGGCGGCGCTGGTGGCCGCCGCCGCGGGTGCGGCGGTCGCCGGCACGCTGCTGCCGCGCACCACCGCCGACCCGGCGACCGGCGCCGACCTGGCCGCCGTACGGGCCGGGCAGGCCGCGTTGGCCGGGCGGCTCGACGCGCTGGGGACCCGGGTGGACACCGGACTGGGCGATCTGGCGTCGGCGTCTCCCGCGGCGCCGTCCCCGAGCGCCCTGCCGGGGCCCGACCTCGGCGGCCCCGGCCGTACGGTGTCGCGGCAGGGCGACGCGCTGGTCGTGGTCTTCGGCGAGGGGCTGTTCGGCCGGGACGACCGCCTCACCGCCGCCGGCGCCGACGCACTGGACGGCCTGGCCCGGCGGCTGCGGCAGGCGGGGGTGACCGGCCCGCTGGTGGTGACCGGCCACACCGACGACCGGCCGCTGCCGCGTACCGCCGCGGTCACCGACCGGGTCACCCTCGGCTTCGCCCGCGCGCAGGCGGCGGCCGAGCGGCTGTCGGCCGCGGGCGGCATCCCGCCGGGGGCGATCGGCATCCGCAGCACGGGCACCCTGCACCCGCCCTTCCCCGACGACTCGGCGGCCGACAGGGCCCGCAACAACACCGTCACCGTCCTGGTCGGAACACCGTGACCCGCCCCGGGAGGTGCCCGGCGAAAAGCCGGAGCTGACGGAGTGTCACGGGCGCCGCGAACCTCCACCGTCGCTACTCTGCGTGGCGATGCCCGCACGCAGGGACGCCGTGCCCCTGTGCGGCAGCCAGAGATTCGGAGGCAAGAAGCATGAAGACGCACAAGCGCTGGGCCGCGGGCCTGGGAGCCGTCGCGGTCGGCGCCGGGCTGGTGTCGGGCTCGTTCAGCCCGGCGATGGCCGACGACTCCGCGGGTGCGAGCCCGCGGGCGGTCGTCGCCCGGCAGTTCACGCTGCGGCTGGCGAGCAATCCCGGCCAGGTCGCGAACGTGCGGGGAGCGTCCACCGCGAACGACGCCCCGGTCGTCCAGTACCCCTGGACCGGCGCGGCCAACGAGCGCTGGGAGGCGGACTCGGCCATCGACGGCTACTACCGCTTCACGTCCGTCCACAGCGGCAAGTGCCTCAACGTCAGGGGCGGCGGCACCGCCGATGACGCCCCGGTCATCCAGTACACCTGTAGCGACGCCGACAACGAGCTGTGGAAGTTCGTGCCCAAGGGGATCGGCTACCAGATCGTGGTGAAGTCCAGCGGCAAGTGCCTCAACGTCAGGGGCGGTGTCGGGGTGGACAACCCGCTCATCCAGTACACCTGCACGTCCCAGGGCACGCCCAACGATGTGTGGCTGCCGGTCTGGGAGCCCGTCGAGCGCTGACCGCGAAGTCCTGCCGCCCACGCACAGTCACGCACGGTCACGCCCGCCTCGGCCGGGCGTCCGGCGACCGCGCCGGCGGGTCCTGGTCGGGACCCGCCGGCGCGGTGCCGCCCGGTCGGCGGCTCAGCGGCCGTGCGGCGCTCAGACCTTGCCGGTGCCGGCGCCCGCGCTCACCGTGGCGGCCACGGTGGAGGCGGACTCGGGCGACCAGCTGTAGGTCGGCTTGTACGAGGACGTCCGGGTGATGTCCGTCGTGGAGTTGTCGAAGATGTTGTCGGCCTGGTTCGCGTAGCCGTCCACGTCGCTGTCGCCCGTGGTGGTGATGGCGTCGGGGACGTTGGTGAACACATTGGCCTGGACGAAGACCTCGGCGCCCATCCGTGAGTGCACGCCGCTGTCACCGGCGTTCTGGAAGTAGTTGTTGAAGATGTGCGACTTCCCGAAACGCAGGCTGGGCAGACGGGAGTTGACGTTGGTGAACCAGTTGTGGCTGTACGTCACCCGCAGGTGGCCGGTGTCCTCCGAGGCGTTGTCGTCGGAGTGGCCGACCAGGCTCACCTTGTAGTGGTCGTGGAATTTGTTCCACGACACGCTGACGTTGTCGGCGGCGTGGGTGATGTCGAGCAGACCGTCGTAGTAGTCCTTGCCGTGGGTCTGGTCGGACGACAGGTCGTTGTGGTCGATCCAGACCTGCGTCGACTTCTGCACGGTGATCGCGTCGGTGCCGACCGCCTTGCTGATGACCAGGTTGCGGAGGATGACGTTCTGCGCGTTCTTCAGCCGGATGCCGCCGCCGGTGAGCCCGGAGTTCGAACCGACGCCGAGCACGGTGGTGTTGGACCCGACGTCGACCTGGCCGGACAGGGAGATGAGGCCGGATATCTTGACGACCTTCGCGGTGCTGCCGGTGACCGCCGACTTGAAGGCGGACAGGCTGCTCACGGTGGTGGCCGGCGCGGAACCGCCGCCGGTGGTGCCGGCCCCGTAGCCGACCGGGGACGACTCGAACGAGGCCGCCTGGGCCTGGCCCGCGCCGCTGACGGCGGGGACGACGGCCAGCGCCAGCGCGCCGAGCGCCGCCGCGGCGGTGAGGCCGGGGCCGCGGCGTAAGGCGGACACCCGGGGCAGGTGGGGGGAGGTGAGCTTCACGGTGGTGTTCCTCTCATCCGGAGGATTCCTGTGGGGGGTGCTGTCGCTGGGGGGTTCGGCGACAGCGGAGAGCAAGCGCTTTCTGTTAGAACAGGGTGCCCGGTGCACTCGGGCTCACGATCTGACAGTGCGCGAAAAGCGTCTATGAGGTGGGGGTTCACCGACGCGGTGGTACGTCTTCGCCGGCGACTCCAGGACGACGCCTAGCGTCGTATTCCCTAATATAGCAAGCGCTTGCCGTTCACGTCAATGCCCCTCGTGCACATATGTGACGCACCGGCCGCCGGGTCACAGCCGGCCCGCGCCGGCGCCGCCGTCGACGATGTGCGGCACGGAACGGGGGTCGTCGACGCGGGTGCGCAGGGTCGGGGTCCAGCCCGCGCCCCGGGCGATCGGGGTGGCGGGGTTGGCCGCGTTGAAGGCGCCGAGCAGATCGGCCGGGCGGCCGTTGACGTAGTTGTGGTCCTCGGTCATCGCGGTGCCCTTCCAGTAGGCGATGGTCCGGTCCGCGGTGACACCGGCCGGCAGGGTGAACGCGTTGTCCTGGGCGACGAGGTGGGACTGCGCCCCGACGCCGAGGCTGTAGACGTAGTCGGCCGCGTCGGTGACGTCGTAGTGGTTGTTGTAGGCGTCGACCTGGCCGAAGCGCACGCGTGGCGCGCGCTCGCCGATGTCCTGGAAGAGGTTGTGGTGCAAGGTGATGCGCAGCTTGCCCGCGTCGGTGGCGGCGGCGCCGTCGCTGTTGCCGAACAGCAGGGTCTTGTCGTGGTCGGTGAAGGCGTTCCAGGAGGCGGTGACGTAGTCGGCGCCCCTGACGACGTCGAGTTCGCCGTCGTGCTGCTGGTAGATACGGCCGAAGTACAGGGGCTGGCCGGCGTCGGGGCGGCGGCCGTCGGTGAAGGTGTTGTGGTCGACCCAGACGTGGGTGGACCCGGTGACGACGAGGTTGTCGTACTCGGAGTTCCAGTTGCCCGTGTCGCCGTCGGTGGGGTCCCACTGCGGGAAGCAGTCGAAGGCGTCCTCGAAGGCGAGGTTGCGGACGATGACGTTGTCGGAGCCGCTGACCTGGAGGTCCAGGCCCAGCAGCCTCGGGTGCCGGCCGACGCCGACGATGGTGGTGTGGGACCCGACCTTCAGCTCGACCCGGGCGGCCTGCGCGGCGGCCGACGCGGCACGCGCGTCCTCCAGCGGGCCGGCGGGCACCTGCCCGGTGCCCCAGACCGCGGGGTCGTAGGCGGCGAGGTAGGAGTCCAGGCGGTAGCCGCCGGTGGCGTAGTCGTCACAGGACAGCGGGGCGCCCGCGGCGTCCGTATTGCCGTCGATGGTCCCGGAGACCTGGATGATCTTGGGGGTGGCGCTGCCGCCGTCCAGGGCGGCGGCCAGCTCGGCGCGGTTGGTGACGGTGAAGACGTGCGCGTCGTCGGCGGCGGCGCCGCCGGTGGTTCCGCTGCCCTGCGAGGCCCAGCCGTCGCCGGCCGGCAGCGTTTGGCGGACGTGGCGCGGCAGCTTGGCGCCCGTGCCGCAGTGCGCGGGCGCGGCGGCGAGCATCAGGGGGGCGGCGGAGATCAGCATGGCGATCATCGGGACATGGCTCTTGCGCACTGCGGCTCCCGGGTGGGGTGAAGGGGTGAAGGAGAGGACGGCTTGGGGGGAACGGACGGGCCGCGGCGGGGCCGGCTCTCGCCGCGCCGGCCCCGCCGCGGGGCTCAGGGCTTGTTGTGCTCGGCGAAGTCGGCCTGGGCGGCGTTGAGTTTGCCGGCCAGCTCGTCCGCGAAATCCTTCGCGGTCATCCTGCCGAGCAGGACCTTCTGGAAATCGGGTTCCGTGTCGGCCTTCGTGATGGTGTTCCAGTCCGGCAGGTAGTAGGGGAACTGCACGATCTTGGTGCGGGGATCGTTCAGCGACTCCATCGCCGCCTTGGTGGGCTTGGCGTCGCTGATCCACTTGTCCTGCCCCGCACCGGTGTTGGCCGGGATGGCGCCGGCGGACTCGTTCCAGAGGCTGTTCATCGGCGCGGAGGCGGCGAATTCGATGAACTTCCAGGCGGCGGCCTTGTTCTTGCCCGCCTTGAACATCCCCAGGCCGTCGACCGGGTTGGAGACGATGGTCCGCACCCCGCCGTCCTGCGAGGGCGGCAGGGGTATGCCGTCGACCTTGTCCTTGCCGAAGGCCTTGATGTGGTCGTTGTACGAGCCGAGGTTGTGCTGGAGCATGCCGACGCTGCCGTGGTCGAACTCCGCGACCATGTTCACGAAGTCGTTGTTGAGGTCGGCCTCGGGGGTCGCCTTCTTGTACAGGCCCGTGTACTTCTCCAGCGCGGCGACGTTCTTCGGGTCGTTGACGGTGGTCCTGTCGCCGTTCCAGAAGTTCTCGATGCCGGACTGGGCGTACATCATCTCCAGGGCCTGGGCGATCGAGCCCTTGCCGCCGCGCAGGGTGAAGCCGAACTTGTTGCCCGCCGCGTCGGTGAGGGCAGCGGCGGCCCGGTAGAACTCCGCCCAGGTGGTGGGCGGTTGCAGGCCCGCGGCGGCGAAGAGGTCGGTGCGGTACCACAGGGTGCCCTGGTTGGCGGAGGTCGGGACCTCGTACATCTCCTTGCCCCGGCCGCCCGCCGCCTGGACGCCGGAGACCATGCCGGTGACGAGCCTGCCCTTGAGACCGCCCGCGTCGATACGGTCGCCGAGCGGTTCCAGCGCGTTCTGCGCGACCATGTTGGCCAGATACGCCGTGCCGACGCCGCCGACGTCGGGCAGGCCGCCGCCCGCGATGGCGGTGTCGTACTTCTTCTGCACATCGGCGATCGGGATGCCGACGTACTCGACGTCGATGTCGGGGTACTTCTTCTCGAACGCGGCGATGATCTGCTTCCAGACGTCGGTGCGCACACCGCCGTTGTTGTCCCAGAAGACGATCTTCCCCTTGCCGCTGCCCTCGCCTCCCGAGGCGCCGCCGCCGCCGGAGTCACCGCAGGCGGTGGCGGTCAGGGCGAGTGCTGCGGCGAGGACGATCCCGGCGGCCGGCCGGGCTCTGCGCTGTCGGTGCTGCTGCGGTCGTGGCATGGCGGCTCTTTCGGTTGTCGGAATCATCGGGTGGTACGGGCGGCGAGCGCGGCGGCCTGGCCGGGTCCGAGCCGGCCGTCGGCGACGGCGGTGACGACCCGCCGGGTGAGGGTGCCGCCCGCGGGTACGGTCAGCGGGCTGCGCCAGGCCAGTGCGGGCCCGACGCCGGGGTATTCGCGGGTCCTGACGAACCAGGGGTCGGCGGCGCGCAGCACGAGCGTCCAGTGCTCGCCGGCCAGCGCGAGCCATTCGGCCCTGCGGCCGTGGACGGCGTCCTCCCCCGCAGCGTCCTTGGTGAAGACCAGCGGCGGTGTCCCGGTGCGGGGCGCGCGCCAGAAGAAGCCGCCGTATCCGGCGCCGGGGCGGCCGTTGGTGGCGGGGCTGCCGATCCGCAGCGGTCGCGCGGTGGTGTTGGTGAGCGTGAAGGCGAGGTCCAGCTCCCACGCGGTGGCCGTCAGCTGCCGGACGTGCAGGGTGCGCCGCTCGTGCAGCAGTCGGCCGCCGGCGGCGGTCCAGGCCAGCTCCTCGGTGAAGCCGTCGTCCGCCCGCCGGGTCCAGCGCAGATGGCGCTGCTCGCCGTGGTTGTCCAGTTCGGTCGGCCCCTGGTCGCGCACATAGGTCCTGCCGCCCCAGAAGTTCCGCCCGGCCACGTCGGGCACCGCGATGCCCGCGCCGAGGTGGTGGCGGTGGTCGGCGGGCATCAGCTCGGTGACGACGGTGCCGCCCAGGGTGGTCAGCGGGTGCAGGTACGGGCGCGGGGACAGCCGTCCCTGGACGTCGGGCCGGTGGACGTAGCTGCCCACCTGCCGGTCGCCGCAGCGCAGCGGCACGGCGGCGGTCACCGGTGCGCCGCCGTCCGCCGTACGGTCCCGGCCCAGGGCGCGCCCAGCTCGCCGAAGGTCGCCAGGCGCTCCGCCGCGGCGGTGACCAGCTCGTCGACGCCGTGCACCACCCGGCGGTGGGAGCGCTCCCCCGGGACGGCACGCCAATGGCAGCCGGGGACCGCCTGCGGGTCGTCCGCGGTGCGTACCGCCTCGACGACCCGCATGAAGGCGCCGGTGGCCTGCGGAGGGACCAGCAGGCCGGCGCCGTCGGCGCGGTGCGCGAGCAGGTTCTCCAGCAGGTCGGTGCGGCCGAAGACCTGCTCGTCGGGGCCGTGCCCGGCCCGCTGGAGCAGCACCCGGTCCTGCTTGAACCACAGCGTGATCCGGCCCCTGCTGCCGTGCACCACGACGTACGGTTCCGCCGCCGCCGCCGCGCACAAGGTGGCGGCCACCACGATCGTGGTACCGCGGGCGGTGCGGATCCGGACGCAGGAGGTGTCGTCGGACTCGATGTCGTGGGCGCGGAAGAGCTCGGTATCGATCGAGGCGACGTCCTGCTCGCGGCTGCTGCCGTCCAGGTGCAGCGCGGTGGCGACCGCGTGCGCGAGCGGATTGGTCAGCACGCCGTCGACCACGTCGGTGCCGGCCAGGATGCGCCGTCCCGACCAGGCGGCGCGGCTGAAGTAGTGCTCCTCGCGCACCCAGTTGCCGGCCGCGCCGATGCCGCGCAGCTCCCCCACCGCGCCGTCCTCGATGAGCGCGCGGACCGCGGTGACGGCGTGCGAGCCCAGCGACTGGAAGCCGATCTGGCAGGCCCGGCCGCTGCCGGCGAACCCGGCGGCGAGCCGCCGGTATGCGGCGAGGGAGGGCGCGGGCGGCTTCTCCAGCAGGACGTCGGCGCCGCCGGCCGCGGCGGTCAGCGCCAGGTCGGTGTGGGTGTGGATCGGGGTGCAGACGATCGCCGCGCGGGCGCCGGTGCGCTCGATCAGCTCGCCGAGGTCCCGGCCCTGCTCGGGCCGGCCGAGCCGGGTCAGCGCGGCGGCCTCCAGCGGCCGGACGTCGCAGACCCCGGCCAGCCGTACGACGCCGCGGGCGGTGAGGCGGCGCAGGTTGTCCAGGTGCCAGTGGCCGTGTCCGCGCCCGCCGGCCAGCACGACCGGCACCGGGCCGCGGCGGGGCGCCGCCGCGGGGCTGCCGCTCATGCCGCTCACCCCTTCACCGCGCCCGCGCTGAAGCCGGTGATCAGCCACTTCTGGATGAAGGCGAAGACGACCACCACGGGCACCGCCGCGATGACCCCGCCCGCGGCCAGCGCGCCCAGGTCGACGCTGTCGGCGCCGATGAGGGTGTTGAGGCCGACCGGGATCGTCTGCTTGTCCTGCTCGCTGAGGAACATCAGCGCGAACAGGAAGTGGTTCCAGCTGTGCACGAAGGCGAAGGAGCCGACGGCGACGAGGCCGGGCCGCAGCATCGGCAGCACGACGGCGAAGAAGGCGCGCAGCCGGGTGCAGCCGTCGACCCAGGCGGCCTCCTCCAGCGCCTCGGGTATGCCTTTGATGAAGCCGCTCAGCAGGATGACCGACAGCGGCAGCTGGAAGACGGTCTCCGAGATGACCACGCTCCACAGCGAGTTGATCAGCTGCAGGTGCCGGAAGATCTGGAAGAGCGGGACGAGCATCAGCGCGCCGGGGACGAACTGCGAGCACAGCAGGGCGATCAGGAAGGCGTTCCTGCCCCTGAAGCGGAAGCGGGCCAGCGCGTATCCGCCGCTGAGCGCGACCACGGTGGTGGCGATCAGGGTGGCGACGCCGACCAGCATGCTGTTCTGGAAGAAGATCCCGAAGGACCGGTCGTTCCAGACCTTGTCGAAGTGCGCGCCGGTGGCCGGCCACGGCAGCAGCGAGGTGGAGCCGTCGGGGCGTACCGCGAAGAGCAGCATCCAGTAGAAGGGGACCAGGGTGAACAGCAGGTACAGGCCCAGCGGCAGGTAGATCTGCCAGCGCGGCGGCCCGCCGGCCGGTCCGCGTCCGCGGCGCCGGCCGGTGCCGGGGCGGGGGACGGCGGCGGACGGCACGAGGGCGCCTTCCTCGACGAGTGCGGCGGTCATGCGCGGTCGCCTCCGAATTTGCTCAGGCGCAGGTAGAGGACGGAGAAGAACAGCAGGATCACGAAGGCGACGGTGGTCAGCGCCGACGCGTAGCCGAAGTCGTGTCCGTCGAGGCCGGTGTTGGCGACGTAGAGCGGCAGTGTGGTGGTCTGGCCGGCGGGGCCGCCGCCGGTCAGGGTGTAGAGCAGGTCGACGTTGTTGAACTCCCAGACCGCCCGCAGCAGGGTGGACAGCACGATCGCGTCCTTGAGGTGCGGCAGGGTGATGTGGAACAGCTGCCGCAGCCGGCTCGCGCCGTCGACGGACGCCGCCTCGTACAGTTCGCCGGGGATCGACTGGAGGTCGGCGAGCAGCAGGATCGCGAAGAAGGGGACACCGCGCCACAGTTCGGCGAGCGCGGCGGCCCAGAAGACGGTGTGCGGGTCGGACAGCACCGAGTGGCCGTAGGAGCCGATACCGGCGTCGGCGAGGTAGCGGGTCATGCCCGTCGAGGGGTTGTAGAGCAGCATCCAGATGGTGGTGGTCAGCACACCGGAGACCGCCCACGGCGAGAAGACCAGCGCGCGCGACAGGCCGCGGCCGATGAAGGTCTGGTTGACCAGCAGCGCCAGGGCCAGGCCGATGACCAGTTGCAGGCCGATCTCGACCACGACCCAGCGCAGGCTGAAGCCGAGGCTCTGCCAGAACCGCGGGTCGTCGGTGAAGACCCGGGTGAAGTTGGACAGGCCCGCGAAGCCGTTGCGCCAGGGTTTGGTGACGTTGTAGTCCTGCAGGCTGTAGTAGAGGACGCTGACCATCGGGTAGGCGATGAAGCCGAGCATCAGCAGGGCTGCCGGGGCTATCAGCAGATACGGCAGGCGCCGGGTGCGCCGTCCTGGGTTCTTCGCCACGGCGATGGCCATGACCGGGGCTCCTTCGTTGCGAAAGGGCGTGTGCCGGGGAGTTCGGCCGCCCGGACGGACAGGTGGGCGGCCTGGGTCAGCCCGCGTAGGGTTCCGGGACCCGGCCGGGCGCGGCCAGGAAGCGGAAGTCGCAGCCGGTGTCGGCCTGGGTGATCTGTTCCTGGTAGAGCGCGCCGTAGCCGCGGCCGTAGCGGGGCTCGGGCGCCCGCAACCCGGCCCTGCGGCGGTCGAGTTCGGCGTCCGGGACCTCCAGGCGCAGGGCGCGGGCCGGCACGTCGAGGGTGACCGGGTCGCCGGTGCGGACCAGGGCGAGCGGGCCGCCGACGTAGGACTCGGGGGCGATGTGCAGGACGCAGGCGCCGTAACTGGTGCCGCTCATCCGGGCGTCGGAGATCCGCACCATGTCGCGGACTCCCGCTTTGAGCAGGTGGTCGGGGATCGGGAGCATGCCGTACTCGGGCATGCCGGGGCCGCCGAGCGGGCCGGAATTGCGCAGCACCAGCACGCTGTCCGCGGTGATGCCCAGATCCGGGTCGTTGATGGTGGCCTGCAGCGTCCGGTAGTCGTCGAAGACCACGGCGGGCCCGGTGTGGGTGAGCAGCCGCGGCTCGGCGGCTATGTGCTTGATGACGGCGCCGTCCGGGCACAGGTTGCCGCGGAGCACGGCGATCCCGCCCTCGGCGGCCAGCGGGTCGGCGGCGGTGCGGATCACGTCGTCGTTGTGCACGGCCGCGCCGGCCAGCTGCTCGCGCAAGGTGGCGTGGCCCGCGGTGGGGCGGTCCAGGTGCAGCAGTCCGGTGATCCGGGACAGCAGTCCGGGCAGGCCGCCGGCGAAGTGGAAGTCCTCCATGAGGTACCGGCCGCCGGGGCGTACGTTGGCGAGCACCGGGACCGTACGCGCCAGCCGGTCGAAGTCGTCCAGGGTGAGCCGGACCCCGGAGCGGCCGGCCATCGCGATGAGGTGGATGACGGCGTTGGTGGAGCCGCCCAGGGCCAGCACGGTGGTGACGGCGTCCTCGTACGCCTCGGGGGTGAGGATCGCGGAGGGCCTCAGGTCGCGCAGCACCAGGTCCACGACGCGCAGGCCGCTCGCCGCCGCCATCCGCTCGTGGGCGGAGTCGACCGCGGGGATCGAGGACGCGCCGGGCAGCGTCATGCCCAGGGCCTCCGCTGCGGCGGTCAGCGTGGAGGCGGTGCCCATCGTCATGCAGTGGCCGGCGGAACGGGCGAGACCGTTCTCCAGTTCGGCCAGCTCGCAGTCGCCGATCAGGCCCGCGCGCTTGTCGTCCCAGTATTTCCACATGTCGGTGCCCGAGCCCAGCACCTCGTCGCGCCAGTGCCCGGGCAGCATCGGCCCCGCGGGCACGAAGACGGCCGGCAGGTCGGCGCTCGCGGCTCCCATCAGCAGCGCGGGGGTGGTCTTGTCGCAGCCGCCGAGCAGGACCGCGCCGTCCACCGGGTAGGAGCGCAGCAGCTCCTCGGTCTCCATCGCCAGCAGGTTGCGGTAGAGCATCGGGGTGGGCTTCTGGAACGTCTCGGAGAGGGTGGCGACCGGGAATTCCAGCGGGAAGCCGCCGGCCTGCCACACCCCGCGCTTGACGGCCTGGGCGCGGTCGCGCAGGTGGCTGTGGCAGGGGTTGATGTCCGACCAGGTGTTCAGCACCGCGATCACCGGCTTGCCCAGGTGCTCCTGGGGCAGGTAGCCGAGCTGCCGGGTCCTGGCCCGGTGGCTGAAGGCGCGCAGGCCCTCGCCCTCGTACCAGTGGCTGCTGCGCAGCGCGGGCGGGCGGGCCGCTCTGTCCTCGCTCACAGTCCCCAGCCCTCCACCGCGGCGGCGACCTCGGCCCGCCGGGCCCGCGGCAGCGCGCTGCTGGGCGGCCGTACTTCGCGGCGGCACAGGCCGAGCGCCGCCAGCGCCTCCTTGACCACGGTCACGTTGTCGGCGGACTGGCGGGCCGCGCGCAGGTCCTCGAACGCGCGGATCTGCTCCCAGACCTTCATGGCGCCCG is a window of Streptomyces sp. NBC_01477 DNA encoding:
- a CDS encoding Hsp70 family protein yields the protein MTRESVTRETVDFGIDLGTTNSAIAASAGTGAGIVRNNLRDEYTPSAVHITRSGTVVVGKRARARLDVDPDNTHAEFKLQMGVRDARRAFAGSGRTMTPEQLSAEVLKSVRADVRSAFGEDIGAAVITVPAAFELDQCEATRRAAKLAGLEFAPLLQEPTAAAWAYGAAAADVPARGFWLVYDLGGGTFDASVIQIEDGEFSVVNHAGDNFLGGKLIDWMLVDDVLIPAARAEDGLASLERADPRQAGNVAKLKQAAEDAKIELSHSPAAEIDVQLTGDRGESVAFVHEIARADLERLAMPLYRRSVELCRRALAEKGLAPGDIERVLLVGGATLAPALRDLLADPAGGLGIRLDHSLDPVTVVARGAAVFARTQRLPHTFKNAAAEAGDVLLDFAHKPTGQSSDPLVGGTARTADGGPRDWNGCTVEFVDDAEGRPQWRSGQVPLGADGSFATRLKARGAHNSYAIEFRTAQGSFLPTRPDRTAYQQLALVGGDATMSHSVGVWVEGNEVAWILRKGTELPASGRLVLESTVDVRRGGRQGLIRVPVVQGERARADRNPVVGQLDISPEEISRDVPLGSEIEITVEIDQSFRTRVDAYIPILDEEFEIDVELARDAPDVAELRRQSRAVAAQYATLRNRAGASDAGRAAELLDGFDEDGGVGGIDRELESAGVDPDGAAIVQERLRQAETALDEAEEALKLPQLLRAATEVRGWVREAVDEHGDVATRQELAGAEHQLDAAIETGDPTLVEHATDVVRGVGLRVLDAADQLPVLRFAALKETFARSTEPRVLRLLQEGAAALAADDITRLRPVVIDLGRLVPFDAVRTDAPADTTVRRQR
- a CDS encoding OmpA family protein; amino-acid sequence: MSTSLNRGAGPYRGQPGAAPRPTPPDAGGGPDTGEPTEAADVLAAAARAARGGRYAEARRLLDGLGGGGADDPAVLDLLARIHAQCGEFAAADACWARVQDADPRPAAATAAGAGRRRIAALQAGRGRSSAGRRVAAAALVAAAAGAAVAGTLLPRTTADPATGADLAAVRAGQAALAGRLDALGTRVDTGLGDLASASPAAPSPSALPGPDLGGPGRTVSRQGDALVVVFGEGLFGRDDRLTAAGADALDGLARRLRQAGVTGPLVVTGHTDDRPLPRTAAVTDRVTLGFARAQAAAERLSAAGGIPPGAIGIRSTGTLHPPFPDDSAADRARNNTVTVLVGTP
- a CDS encoding RICIN domain-containing protein, with protein sequence MKTHKRWAAGLGAVAVGAGLVSGSFSPAMADDSAGASPRAVVARQFTLRLASNPGQVANVRGASTANDAPVVQYPWTGAANERWEADSAIDGYYRFTSVHSGKCLNVRGGGTADDAPVIQYTCSDADNELWKFVPKGIGYQIVVKSSGKCLNVRGGVGVDNPLIQYTCTSQGTPNDVWLPVWEPVER
- a CDS encoding pectate lyase family protein — its product is MKLTSPHLPRVSALRRGPGLTAAAALGALALAVVPAVSGAGQAQAASFESSPVGYGAGTTGGGSAPATTVSSLSAFKSAVTGSTAKVVKISGLISLSGQVDVGSNTTVLGVGSNSGLTGGGIRLKNAQNVILRNLVISKAVGTDAITVQKSTQVWIDHNDLSSDQTHGKDYYDGLLDITHAADNVSVSWNKFHDHYKVSLVGHSDDNASEDTGHLRVTYSHNWFTNVNSRLPSLRFGKSHIFNNYFQNAGDSGVHSRMGAEVFVQANVFTNVPDAITTTGDSDVDGYANQADNIFDNSTTDITRTSSYKPTYSWSPESASTVAATVSAGAGTGKV